In Syntrophotaleaceae bacterium, the DNA window TCCGCTCGTCGTCCAGCAAAGCGAAATCAAGGGCATATTGTTCGACATCATATTGTGGAATCGGTCTTAGGCCTGCTGCATAGAGCGCCTTGTAAAAATCTCGCTCCCAATCGGAAACTCTTTCCGGATAGGTCACAGGAGGATAATCGGGACCCAGCTCGTTTTGCTCGACATCAGTCTTTCGGGCTGTATCTGAAGAAAGGCGTGCCGTGTAATCGGCAAACGACGCAAGGTAATCCACCCCGGAATCGAGAGCAGCTTGACGGTCACCAACTACCTGGAGCAAAGAGCGCGCCCTGGTGATGGCGACATTGAATAGGTTTCCGGTATTTTTCAGAAATCCCAAGGCGCCTTGGCTTATCCCTTGAGAAACCACAGGGGAGAAGAACATCACGTCCCGTTCGTCTCCTTGGAATTTATGTACTGTGTCGACCAAAAATTCTGCCTGAAAAAGACGGGTAGCCAACGTGTCGTCCGCATGAACCAGTTCCCGAATTTTGTTGGCTTGAGCGCGAAATGGAGTCACGACTCCTACGGTACCGGGATACCCACGGGTCAACATGAGGTCCCGTAATTGGGCAACTAGTGCTTTAGCCTCCGATTCATTGACAGCCCCACCGTTGGTTGGCCGGCGTACAGTTCCTGCATGATGGGTCCATCGGACTGCCGGCTTGCCGTCGTTTAACGGCTTCAATCGGTCATAGCGTGTCGCAACTCGGAGGTTACCTTCATAGAAAAACCTGTTGGAAAAATCAATGATCTGAGCATGGGAGCGATGGTGGTCTTTCAACGCGACAATGTCTTCCGGCCGAGCCAAACCGCTGGCAAGGTTGAACAGAGAGTTGGCGGAATATCCCCAGGAGGCATGACCGTCCAAAATTCCATGTTTTCCAAGCAACTGCTTATCTTGCCTCATGCTGATGGTGCTAATATGGCTGAGTTGTTTTGGATCGCCGATGATTACAACCCGTTTGGCCCTGAAGAGCAATGGCAAAGCCGAAGCGATGTCACACTGACTGGCCTCATCAATCACCAACAGATCAAAAAAGCTTGGTTCAAAAGGGACCTTATTGTGAGCAGAGAGGGAAGTCACCGCCCAGCAGGGCAACATATGAGAGACCTTAGGAAAGAGCTCGTAATACCTTCGATATACGCTTCGGTCCGCTCGGGCATTAGAGCCACTTTCTCCAACCATCATTTGAAGAACTGAGGCGTACTCACTTAACAGCCGACGGTCCTGCTGTGAGATTCGGCTGGGCTGGAGTTTAACCCAGTTCTGCCACAGGCGCTCGGAATTTCCGGCCATCTTTTGTGTAAGCCTCAACTGCCGCCCGGCCAAACACTCCATGGACGGCTGCTTTTGAAGGATGGCCAGAGAATCGAAGTAATCCTTAACCTCTCGGGCCGAGGCTATCCTGGAAGCCATTTCCTCGCCAAATTTCCTCCATAGGGGCAAATTGCTCTCGGACGGCGCATTGGTTGACACCGGTATCTTGAAGGTCGCTGCCAGTTGGCGCTGCTCTTCTATTGCAGCGGCGAGCGCCGATAACCTTTCCTTTACCTTGAAGAACCAAAACAGCCTTGATATCAGGGGCTGTTTCTCTTTCCGGCAGGCAGTCAAAGCGGATTGATAACGTTGGATACTAATGCCGGCAGCATTACTGTCGAGTTCTCTGAGGGCTGTAAAGAGGTCTTGCCCCCATTGCTCGCGATATTCGGCAACCGCGCGCTCCAGTCGATCGACGGTGTTTCTGGCCTCCATCGTCTGATTTATAAGACGATCCAGCTCGGCAAATTCCGCCAAGACGGATTTATGGCAAGCCAAGCATTCCTCGTACTCGGCCTGCTGTTCCGCGGTAGAGGTAGCTGCAAGGAGTTGCACCAGATATTCTGCAAGTTTCCCCTGGTATTCATTGGACCCCATACGGAGCAAGACCGGACGAGAGCCAAGCCCATTAACACGCGCTTCGACGACATCCACCGCCTTGTTATTTTTGCTGGCGAACAACACCCTTTGTCCTTGCCAGGCGGCATTGATCAGCAGGTTGGTTACCACCTGCGACTTCCCTGTTCCTGGTGGTCCTGTAATTACCGTCAAGGGTTCCACCAGAGCACGGTTTATTGCCTCGCGCTGTTCCAAATTCAGTGAAAGGACCTCTAGC includes these proteins:
- a CDS encoding AAA domain-containing protein — protein: MSIADQILSSIKENPGQKARDLAVKLGLDKKEINSFLYGKLNGKVWQDKSYRWYPTDSAQEGPRSADSTPLPKINTPLSRLCRYYLEALSQDESMGVSTFAYNQYGDPDYVELDQNELFDCQGGGFFSSEKARKLYGRVRKDRGRLSLYLGYPTRLRQHTGKKGWSGFFVEPIFLFPFEFDPTDKHELPHLSGDLPHFNFKALSYLTGGGAGSLMEEAIFLAEELGLNNPQEDLPEADDVFLKIRQLRAEWDWLEDPDPHHLHQSTPLSEIKKQGIYNRAILLFGERSPYTQGLESELKKLSETPEGVYANTALGQWLDGAPVAEMIESPKALLEVLSLNLEQREAINRALVEPLTVITGPPGTGKSQVVTNLLINAAWQGQRVLFASKNNKAVDVVEARVNGLGSRPVLLRMGSNEYQGKLAEYLVQLLAATSTAEQQAEYEECLACHKSVLAEFAELDRLINQTMEARNTVDRLERAVAEYREQWGQDLFTALRELDSNAAGISIQRYQSALTACRKEKQPLISRLFWFFKVKERLSALAAAIEEQRQLAATFKIPVSTNAPSESNLPLWRKFGEEMASRIASAREVKDYFDSLAILQKQPSMECLAGRQLRLTQKMAGNSERLWQNWVKLQPSRISQQDRRLLSEYASVLQMMVGESGSNARADRSVYRRYYELFPKVSHMLPCWAVTSLSAHNKVPFEPSFFDLLVIDEASQCDIASALPLLFRAKRVVIIGDPKQLSHISTISMRQDKQLLGKHGILDGHASWGYSANSLFNLASGLARPEDIVALKDHHRSHAQIIDFSNRFFYEGNLRVATRYDRLKPLNDGKPAVRWTHHAGTVRRPTNGGAVNESEAKALVAQLRDLMLTRGYPGTVGVVTPFRAQANKIRELVHADDTLATRLFQAEFLVDTVHKFQGDERDVMFFSPVVSQGISQGALGFLKNTGNLFNVAITRARSLLQVVGDRQAALDSGVDYLASFADYTARLSSDTARKTDVEQNELGPDYPPVTYPERVSDWERDFYKALYAAGLRPIPQYDVEQYALDFALLDDERKLNIEVDGERYHRNWNGELCRRDQIRNQRLIELGWEVKRFWVYEIRDEMEVCVKWVKDWLKRK